GTTGCATCTTCCAATGCCCGTCACGCGGATAACGCCGTTCCGTCCGTTGCATTCCGGATTCGGCTTGAATGTGGGCGACACATCGCTGACCGTTGTCTGAAGGCAATGTTAGAAACGATCGCATAATTCCCAAGCGACGGATGTCGACTTGCACGTCGTCGGCTTGCGGATGGAAATACAAGTCGCTGGCTTTCACCTGCAATGCCTGATCGATCACAAATTCCACCGCTCCTTGCGGAGGCATCGTTCCGATTCGTTCAGCCAATTCGTCCGAAAGCTCGTAAGAGCTTGCCGGTTCAGTCGCCGTTGCCATGAGAAGACTCGTTTTGGGGTTCGGAATGTCCGTTGGACGGGGCTGACCGCACGGCGAGTTCTTCCGCTTGCCGCGAGTTGCCGACGAGTTTCAAAACCAAATCCATCCGCATGATCTGCATGAGGTCCGACGCGACGGGGCTCAGGTCGTGGAGTATCAGCGTGCCGTGGTTCTTTTCGCATTCGGAATGGCATTTCAGCAACCATTCAACGCCGGTGGAATCGATGTGATCGATCTCCGCCAAGTCGAGCAAAACCTTCTTCTTGAAGACGCCGTCGCCACAAACAAATGCGAGGGGATCTCGATCGTCGACTCCGTTCTGGGCAATTCGCGGATCGCGCGAGAGTTTTCCACTCGCCCGAAGTTTCACGACTTGATCATCGTTGGAAAGAATTTGAAATTGCATGCGGAATTCTCTTAGATGGCCTGATCCGGGCCCGCAGATGTCTGGCCACCGCGTCGATGCACTAAGGTGATCTCGTTGCCGCGTTCGTTGAAATGCACTTCGTCCATGAACGTGCGAATCAGATACAACCCGCGACCACTCGGGCGAAGCAAATTTGCGGGGTCGGTGGGGTCGTAAACCAAGTTGGAAACATCGAAGCCGTCGCCGTCGTCGCAAATTCGATACACGACTTCCTCGGGCGATTCCTTGACATGTACGCGGACTCGCCGATCGCGATACGGCAACTGCGTGCTCCGCTCGGCGGCGAGGAGATAATACTCGTTTCCGTCACCCTCGCGGAGCTTGGAACACAATCCCAAATTGCCGTGATGAACCGCATTTCGCAACGCCTCATGCAGGGCCACTCCGATGCGGATGACGCTGGCCCGTTCGGTCCCGCCAAACTCCGTGAGCGACTCCTGCAATCGCGCGACCAACGGAGAAATCAAATCGCCATCGTTTCCCAACTCGAAGAAATACTCCGATTGGCGCCAGCATCGACTCAGCCGTTTCCGCTGCCTTCGTTCCTGGGCGATTCCCAGAACGCTGGAGATGGTCCCATGAGCTTGGCCCGCGAAGCTCGCTTTGGGAATGTAGTGGACGGCCCCGACTCGGAGAGCTTCCGCGGCGATTTCCTCGCTCCCATGAGCCGTCACGAGGATGACGGGAATCTCCGGGGTCCGCTCCTGGACTTGTTTGACCAGTTCCAAGCCATTCATGCGAGGCATTCTGAGATCGGTGAGGATGACATCCGGAGGATCGATCGCAATTTGGTCCAACGCATCGACCCCATCACCGACCGTGCGGACCGTACAGAGTTCGTCTTTCTGCATCAAACACCGATAGAGTTCTCGATCCACGGGGCTATCGTCGACGATCAGTAGCTGAAATCGTTCTTTCATAACGGAGATATTCGAGTTCGCTTGGTCGCAGCCGATTGATTGATGACTGCCGTCAATGTAGCAGGGTCGAATTTCCACGGACACCAACCAAAAATGAATTTTCGATGAGGACCCGGATCCATCATTCAGTCGGAGGGCCGGTCGTTCCCGACTCGGCGATTTCGCGACTGCGAGCGCGTGTGGCTTGCACCACGTATTGGATCTCCTCACGAGCTCGATCGGAGATCACCGACTCACTCAGCGTGATCGGTCGGGTTCGCCGCAAAAGGGGCAGAAACTGCAATTCGACCACATTTTTCAATCGGTATCGCTCGGGAACCAGCGGTCCGGGTTGTCCCAGTTCGTCCGCGAACGACTTGAGTTCTTTGGTCAAGCTTTCGCGGTACGAGTTCCATTCGGTTCTGGACGGAGCGGTTTTCGCAAAATCGTTGTAGTCTTCCCAGTAGTCCTCCAGCTTAGCCGCATGTCTCGATAATCGGGTTGCCGGTGCCACCGGCCCGAACAACGACCAAGCGAGCAGACCGACCGCGGCAAACCCCAAAATCGGGACCAACACGCGACGCTGCCCGAACACGAGGAATTTTTGCCACAACGGTTCGCGAACAATCCGACCGACGGCGGTGGACTCGCGCTCGAAGACGGGCCATTGATCGTCGATATTGAGGGCCTTGAACATTTCCCGCGTGTCATGGCTTGGCTCGCAAACGGCGAACACTCCACCTTTCTCTTTGACCACTTCGGCCAGGCGAGTCAACGAACCGATCAACTGAGTTCCGACATACGACATTTCGCCGAGATTGACAATCACGTGTTGCAGCGGCTGGTCTTTGTAGTATTTCACAACGCGTTGAAATTCGGTCTCGGAATCCACAATGCCGAAACCCACAGGCAGCCCTCGAAACGTGACAATCAGCGTATTGCCCTTGCGAACGGTCGCATAGAGTTGATTGTCCGCAAGAACGTTTGTGCGAGTCATGAGCAAGGGCAGTGTTGGCGGGACGGTGTGCAGCAGGAGACGTGCGGCATGCGAACGTTGACAACATCGACGTCGCATGCCGCAACAAACGGATGACCCGACGTTTGTGCTTTGGATTTCACTGGGATAACTCAAGGATGTGAAGGCAGTGAGGAGGAATTGTGAAAAAGCAACAAAGAGCCGCCGGGGCGTTGCAGTCGATTACCTTTGGTGCACACGGATTGTCGCAGAACCGACATGTCACGTTGACATTTTCTTCACGCAATGTCTGAAGTGTAGCCGCGAAAGGAGCCAAACCTTGCAACACCAGACAGTCAAAATTGAAGCGGGAGCCGCACGCAGTCTCGGTGCCGTCGTCCCTGCGGATCGTCCATTGAATATCTTCGCCATCGATAACCAGACGGCCTACGCGGTTTCCGGAGCCGAGGAAGCAGTCGCAGACTTTCTCAGCCATCACCAAC
This is a stretch of genomic DNA from Thalassoroseus pseudoceratinae. It encodes these proteins:
- a CDS encoding STAS domain-containing protein, translated to MQFQILSNDDQVVKLRASGKLSRDPRIAQNGVDDRDPLAFVCGDGVFKKKVLLDLAEIDHIDSTGVEWLLKCHSECEKNHGTLILHDLSPVASDLMQIMRMDLVLKLVGNSRQAEELAVRSAPSNGHSEPQNESSHGNGD
- a CDS encoding response regulator yields the protein MKERFQLLIVDDSPVDRELYRCLMQKDELCTVRTVGDGVDALDQIAIDPPDVILTDLRMPRMNGLELVKQVQERTPEIPVILVTAHGSEEIAAEALRVGAVHYIPKASFAGQAHGTISSVLGIAQERRQRKRLSRCWRQSEYFFELGNDGDLISPLVARLQESLTEFGGTERASVIRIGVALHEALRNAVHHGNLGLCSKLREGDGNEYYLLAAERSTQLPYRDRRVRVHVKESPEEVVYRICDDGDGFDVSNLVYDPTDPANLLRPSGRGLYLIRTFMDEVHFNERGNEITLVHRRGGQTSAGPDQAI
- a CDS encoding STAS domain-containing protein, with the translated sequence MTRTNVLADNQLYATVRKGNTLIVTFRGLPVGFGIVDSETEFQRVVKYYKDQPLQHVIVNLGEMSYVGTQLIGSLTRLAEVVKEKGGVFAVCEPSHDTREMFKALNIDDQWPVFERESTAVGRIVREPLWQKFLVFGQRRVLVPILGFAAVGLLAWSLFGPVAPATRLSRHAAKLEDYWEDYNDFAKTAPSRTEWNSYRESLTKELKSFADELGQPGPLVPERYRLKNVVELQFLPLLRRTRPITLSESVISDRAREEIQYVVQATRARSREIAESGTTGPPTE
- a CDS encoding dehydroquinate synthase/iron-containing alcohol dehydrogenase family protein, which codes for MQHQTVKIEAGAARSLGAVVPADRPLNIFAIDNQTAYAVSGAEEAVADFLSHHQPSFFRNLEPNPKVDDVLRGIQRFRDGAYDIVLAIDGGSARVKRSHRWGFLCCV